The following nucleotide sequence is from Streptomyces sp. HUAS CB01.
CTCCCGGCTGGCACTCGAGCACCTCGCAGAGCGCGGCCAGCGTGGCGAAGCGCACCGCCTTGGCACGGCCGTTCTTGAGCACCGCCAGGTTGGCGGGCGTGATGCCGACCCGTTCGGCCAGTTCGCCCACCGACATCTTCCGCCTGGCGAGCATCACGTCGATGTCGACGGTGATCGGCATCAGATCACCTCGTCCAGCTCGGCCTGCATCTGGGCCGCCTCGGCATCCCGCGCGACGGCCTGGGCGAGCAGCATCCGGAGGACGAGCACGATGAGCGCCACGCCGAGGACGGCCAGGACGACTCCGCCGATCAGGAGGACCACGCCCGGAGCGACGGCCTCGCCCGGCGCCAGGAGGACCGCCAGCGCGAACACCACGACGGCGGCCGCCACGAGCGCGCCGATCACCACGTCCACGTACCGGAAGGCGGCATGGGAGAAGACGGTGCCGCGCGCGACCATCGTCACCAGCCGCCACACGGAGACCAGGACGACCTGGACCGTCACCACGCCCAGGACCGTGATCACGAGGAACGGGGTGCGCAGATACGTGTAGTCCGCGTCGAGTTCCTCCATGTCGACGGCCAGCAGCGGAACCATGACCGCCTGCACGAACACCGAGCCGGCGAGCAGCACCACGAGCACGGCACGCAGCGCGATCACTGTCAGCTTTCCCATCGCCCCTCCTTCGATCGAGTCGCGATGGAAATCTATCGAAATTCGATAGGCGAGGCAAGTGAGGGCCGGACGGGGCGGCGCGGTGTCGCGCAGGCGGAGCGCACGGCAGAGCGGGGTGACGGTACGGCGGGGCCCGGCACACGTCGAAGTGCGGACAAGGGCAACGGCACGGCGCGGGCACGGTGACGGACGCGGCGCAGGCGACGGACGCGGCGCGGGCACGGTGACGGACGCGGCGCAGGCGACGGACGCAGCGAGGCCGGACCCGCCGCGGTCGGCGGACGCGGCGCAGGCGACGGACGCAGCGAGGCCGGACCCGCCGCGGTCGGCGGACGCGGCGCAGGCGACGGACGCGGCGCAGGCGACGGACGCGGCGCAGGCGACGGACGCGGCGCAGGCGACGGACGCGGCGAGGCCGGACCCGCCGCGGTCGGCGGACGCGGCCCATACGCCGGACGGGCGGGCGCGCGGGACGCGCCGCAGCGGTCGGACCCCTCAGCCCGTCAGCCCGGTCCCGCCGCCGGCCTCACTCGCCGAGGGCGACCCGCGCCGCCGCGAGACGCTCTCGCGCCCCCGCGATCCACCCCTCGCCCATGTCGAGCGGTACGGCCACCGCGACACCGGTGCTCGGGCCGTCGCAGACCTCGACCACCCAGGGGTCCTCGATGATGAACCGGAGACAGGCCGTGTCGCCTTCCCGGGGCCAGTCGGCCGTGAACGGGTCGTCAGGGTCCGGCTCCGCCTCGACCTCCTCGATCGCGTCCAGCAGACGGCCCAGATCCGTCAGGTCGTCGGAGTCGAAGCCGAGATGGACCGTCCCGCTCACGAAACCGCTGATGACCACGGCTTCGGCGGCGTAGTACCGGGCGCTCCCGCCTGAGGCGACGGGAGTCGCCGACGGGAGGCGGACGCTGACGCTCTGATCACCGTCGCCGAGTCGGATGAGTTCCAGCGCTTCCGGCGCCCGGTGCGAGTACATGGCGGGAAAGGTACCTCGGCGGTTCGTGCTCGTGTTCGGCGGGAACGGACGCGGTCCCGCCGGCCGGGCACCACTTCCCGGGCCGTCTCCACACAGGCCCTGCGGGAGCACACGGACGCCCAGCCGGACCGACAAGGGCCGCCTGGCCGGATCCGCCCGGGCCCAGCCGATTCGGACACGGCCCGCCCGGATCGGGCACGAGCCCCGCCGCGGCGCACGGAAGCCGGGCAGAACCGTGCCCCGGCACGGCCTCCGCGGACGCGAGCCGGTGCGTGATCAGGGCGTGCGTCAGCCGGGACGGTCGAGGGCGTCGCCTCCGCGTCGCAGGAACTCCCGTTCGGCGGCGTTGCCCGCCAGGTCCGCGGCGGTCTCGTACGCGGCTGCCGCCCCCTCCGTCCGGCCCAGCCGGCGCAGCAGATCGGCGCGTACGGCGTGGAAGACGTGGTAGGCCTCGAGGCCGAGGCCGTCCACGAGGGCGAGCGCCGGCCCGGGGCCTTCGGTCTCGGCGACGGCGACCGCCCGGTGGAGGGCCACGACCGGGTTCGGGGCGAGGGCGTGGAGCTGGTCGTAGAGCCGGAGGATCTGCCCCCAGTCCGTGGCAGCGGCGGTCGGCGCGTCGCTGTGGACGGCGTTGATCGCCGCCTGGATCTGGTACGGTCCGGGCCGGCCACGGCGCAGGCACCGGCGGACGAGCTCCTGCCCCTCGGCGATGAGGTCGCGGTCCCAGCGCGTGCGGTCCTGGTCGGCGAGCAGCACGAGGGCGCCGTCCGGCGCGGTGCGCGCGGCCCGGCGGGACTCGGTGAGCAGCATCAGCGCCAGCAGCCCCGTGACCTCGGGCTCGTCGGGCATGAGGGCGTGCAGCAGCCGGCCGAGGCGGACGCCCTCGGCGCACAGGTCGTCACGGACGAGCGCGTCGCCGGAGCCGGCCGCGTACCCCTCGTTGAAGACGAGGTAGACGACGGCGAGCACGGACCGCAGGCGGTCGGGGAGATCGGCTTCGGCGGGTACGCGGTAGGGGATTCCGGCGTCGCGGATCTTGCCCTTCGCCCGGACGAGCCGTTGGGCCATCGTGCGTTCGGACACGAGGAAGGAGCGGGCGATCTCCGCCGTGCTCAGCCCTCCGACGAGCCGCAGGGTCAGGGCGACCCTCGCCGCCGGCGCGAGGGCCGGGTGGCAGCAGGTGAAGATCAGCCGGAGCCGGTCGTCGCGCACGGGGCCCTCCTCGCCCGGCTCCTCCGGGGCGTACAGCAGTGCGGCCTGGGCGTGCCGGTCCTCGCGTGAGGCCTCCCGACGCAGGCGGTCGACGGCGCGGTTGCGGGCGGTGGTGATGATCCAGCCCGCGGGGCTGGGCGGTGGGCCCGTTTCCGGCCATCGCCGGACCGCCGTGGTGAAGGCGTCCTGGACCGCCTCCTCGGCGACGTCGATGTCACCGAAGACGCGGACCAGGACGGCGACCGCGCGCCCGTACTGCTCGCGGAACACGCGCTCCACCTCGGCGACGGAGGCCGTCGCCCCGCCGGATGTCATCCGCAGCTCTCACCGTGCTGCAGGGGCCGGACCTCGATCGGGAGGGTGATCGCGCGGGCGAGCTTCCGGCCCCATTCCAGCGCGGCGTCGAGGTCGTCGGCCCGGACGACAGTGAAACCGCCCAGGTGTTCCCTGCCCTCGACGTAGGGGCCGTCGGTCATCAGGACCTCGTCGTCCTCGAGGTGGAGCACGGTCGCCGTGCTCGGCGGGAACAGACCCCCGGCGAAGACCCAGGCGCCCGCCTCCCGCATCTCCGCGTTCACGGCCTCGAGGTCCCGCATGATCGGCTCCAGCACGTCGGGCGGTGGCGGGTCGCCGTCGGGCTGGTAGATGCTCAGCAGGTACTGCTTCATGGTGTCCTCCCTCAGGGGTGCCTGCACGTTCCGGCTCCGCGCCACGGCCGCGGGACCACGTACGGGTACGGGTTCCCGGTCCGGCCGCGAGGTGCGACCGAGCGGCGTCTCACCTTCTGTACGAACGGGCCGGCCCCGTATCGACACCGTCGCCGGCTTCCGGTGCGGGGCACGGCCGTCCGGCGCCTTCGCCGCCCCCGGTTTCAGCGTCCCCCGGTGCCGTCGTCCGGCGTCCGTCGTCGTCCGTCGTCGTCCGCCCTCATCGTCCCTCCGGTTCGGCGTCCCTCCGACGCGTGGCCGGGCGATTGACATGCAACCTTTTGGCTGCCTATGGTTCATGCAACTGGATGGCTGCATATCCGAGAACGGTCGACGACGGACGGACGGACGGCGGACGAGCGTTCGCGCGACGATCGGGAACGCGGAGTGGTACCGGTGGACGAGGTGTTCAGGGCACTGGCCGACCCCAGCCGCCGACGGCTGCTGGACAGCCTCAACGCCCGCAACGGGCAGAGCCTGCGACAGCTGTGCACAGGGGTGGACATGACCCGGCAGTCCGTCAGCAAGCACCTGGCCGTGCTCGAAGCGGCCTGTCTGGTGACCACGGTCCGCAGCGGCCGGGAGAAGCTGCACTACCTCAACGCCGTGCCGATCAACGCCATCGCCGACCGCTGGATCAGCCGGTACGACCGGGAGCGCGTGCGCGCCCTCGCCGCCCTGAAGGCCGCATTGGAGCGAGAACCCATGAGCGACGCCCCCGCATTCGTCTACACCACGTACATCAGGACCACCCCGGAACGGCTCTGGGAGGCCCTGACCGATCCCGCCTTCACCCGCCGCTACTGGGGCGTGACGCTCACCTCGGACTGGGCGGCGGGGTCGACGATGGCCTGGGAGCAGTTCGGCGCCACCGTGTCCGACCCCGAGCAGGTCGTGCTGGAGTCCGCGCCCGGCCGGCGGTTGTCGTACACCTGGCACACCTTCACCCCGGAGTTCTCCAAGGCCTGCGGACTGCCCGACGAGCTCGCCGACAAAATGGCGGCGGAGCCCCGGTCGAGGGTGACCTTCGAGATCGAGCCCGCCGGCGACATGGTCAGGCTGACCGTGGTGCACGACGGCTTCGAGCCCGGGAGCGCCGTCCTGGAGGGCATCGGCGGCGGCTGGCCGGCGATCCTGTCCAGCCTCAAGACGCTGCTGGAGACGGGAGAGCCGCTGGGCGAACCCCGGTGACCGTCGCCGGTCCGGTCCGGCGACGGGGGCACGGGAAGACCCGGTGACGGACGTGGCCGAGTCCGGCGGCGGAGGCGGGCGAGCCGGGTGGAAGCGGGCGGGTCCCGCGACCACTGAGCGGGCCCCGTGCCGCGGGGTCCTGGGCACGGGCGCGGCGTGCCGTCGGACTCAGCTCTCCAGCCGTAGGTTCCAGCGGCCCGACCTGCCGATCAGGACGACCGTGGACAGCGGCCGCACGTCCACGTTCCAGTACGTCGCGGGCGGCGCCTTCAGCGCGTACACGAGCGCCGCGCGCACCACGGCGGGCTCCGCGACAGCGAGGACGGAACTCCCGTCGTCGGCGGGCCGGGTGTCGAGCCAGCCCCCTATCCGCGTGATGAAGCCCAGCAGGGGCTCACCCCCGTGCGGCGCCGAGCGCGGATCGGCGAGCCAGCTGTCCACCGCGTCCGGCTCCACCGCCGCCACCTCGGCGAAGGTACGGCCGCGCCACCGGCCCATGTCGCAGTCGCTCAGGGCGGGCTGCGCCAGCGTGGCGTAGCCGAGGGCGTCGGCGGTCCCCCGGCTGCGGGCGGTCGGCGAGCAGTAGCGCAGTTCCGCCGCGCCCAGCGGAACGAGCGCGGGCGCGGCGAGCTGCACCTCGTGCCAGCCGGCCTGGTCGAGGGGCCGGTCGTCGTCGAAGCGCTCGGCCAGCCGGGACGCGCAGCGCGCGGCGGTGACGAGGGTGACCCGAACACTCATGGCGGGATCGTGGTGCCGGACGCCTCCCAGGTCAAGAGGGGTTACTGACCGTTAACGCCGTTCACCGCGGCTTCAGGGCCATCCATTTCTCCGGGTCGGTGATCGGGGCGAAGCCGGCCTTCTCGTAGACCCCGTGCGCATCGTCCGTGGCGAGGACGATCCGCCGCAGCCCGAGCGGGACCAGCCGATCGCGTACCGCCTCGGCCAGCGCGGTGCCCAGTCCCTTGCCGCGCACGCCCCTGTCGACGTAGACGTCGCACAGGTACGCGAAGGTGGCGTGGTCGGTCACGACGCGCGCGTAGGCGACGAGTTCGCCGGAAGCCCGGTCGTAGGCGCCGAAGTTGAGGGAGCCGGCGATGGCCCGGTCCTGCTCCTCACGGGTGCGGCCGAGGGCCCAGTACGCGTCGGTGGAGAGCCAGTGGTGGATCCGGGCCGGGTCGAGCCTGGCCGGATCGGAGGAGATCTCGTACGCGCCGGGGGTGACGGTGGTGTCGCTCATCCCCGTACCTTCGCAGTGCCGGCGGCGTGTTGTCAGCGGGCTCCTGCCACGTCCGTTCCGGTCACCGCACTCGCTCCCGTCCCGCTCGGCCCGCACCGCACACCTCGATCCCGGCCCGCCCCCGGCTCCGGTCCGCGCTGCCGCGTTCCCCCTCAGTCCGCGCCGCGTCCCAGCACCTCGTCGCAGGAGATGCGCAGCCGCCGCACCCCTTCGGTGATCTCGGCCGGCCCCGCGACCCCGGCGAAGCTCAGCCGGAGGTGCCCGGCCGGCGGTTCGGCGCTGAAGTACGGGCGTCCGGGCGCCACGGCGACCCCGGCTCGGAGAGCGGCCGAGACGAGCGCCGTCTCGTCCGTGCCGTCGGGCAGGCGCAGCCAGAGGTGGTGGCCGCCGGCCGGGATGTGCGGGAGGGCGAGTTCCGGCAACCGTAGGCGCAGGGCGGCGGTCATGGTGTCCCGTCGGGCCTTCAACTCGGCGGTGACGGCCCGGAGGTGACGGCTCCAGGCCGGGGCGCCGACGAGTTCGAGCGCCGCCTCCTGCAAGGGCCGGGGGACGAAGAAGTTGTCGACCACGTGGATGGCGCGCAGGCGCTCCAGCACGGGTCCGCGCGCGGCGAGCGCCCCGACGCGCAGACTCGGGGAGGTGGCCTTGGTGAGGGAGCAGACGTGGACGACGACACCGTCGGGGTCGTCGGCGGCGAGCGTGGCCGGGAGCGGGCCGGCGTCGGCATGGACGAGGCGCCGGGCGAAGTCGTCCTCGATGACGAACGCCCCGGCGGCACGGGCGATCCGCAGTACCTCGCCGCGGCGCTCGGGGGCGAGCACGGCCCCGGTGGGGTTCTGGAAGAGCGGCTGGGTGACGAGGACCCGGGCGCCGGTCGCGCGGAAGGCCGCTTCGAGGAGGTCGGGCCGGACCCCGTGGGCGGGTTCGACCGGCACCGGCACGGGCCGCAGCCCGGCGGCCCGGGCGATGGCGAGCATCCCCGGATAGGTGGGCGATTCCACGAGCACCGGTGTGCCGGGCGGGGCCAGGGCGCGCAGGGCGGTGGTCAGCGCGGACTGGCCGCCGGCGGTCACCAGCACCTCGGCGGCGCTGAAGTCCGGGCCGATGCCGCGGGCGAACCAGTCGCGGAGTTCGGGCAGCCCGTCGGTCGGCGGACGGCCCCAGGCACCCGGGCGCCTGCCGGCGCGGGCGAGTGCGGCGGCCATCGCCTGCTCGGGCTGGAGCGAGGGGTGCAGATAGCCGCCGTTGAACTCGATGACGCCGGGCGGCGGCGCGGCGAGCGTGACGAGGACCCCGGAGGCGTCCACGGCACGCGGCACGACCTCGGCGGCGACGTCCGCGCTGAGGGCGACCTCCTGCCAGGACGTGTCGACGGCGGCCCCCGGGTCCGTCCTCGGCTGCGCGCGGAAGGCCCCGGCTCCCGGGCGGGTGACGACGAGCCCTTCGGCTGCCAGTCGGGCCAGGGCGCGGGAGACCGTGACCGGCGAGACCCGATGCCGCTCGACGAGCGCTCGACTCGATGGCAGCTTCTCGCCTGGTGAGTAGCGGTTCAGCTCCACTCTCAGGGACTTCACCAGTTCGGCCACACTGCTACGCTCTTGCATGAGAGCACAGAATAGCGCTACCGGCGCGAACCCGATAGCGGTCGCCGATACGCCGCCGCCCGGTCCGTCCGTCACCGCCTCCCCGGCCGGGCCCGGATCCCGGCACGGCACTCTGCTGGCGTCGCTCGGCGTCGTCGCCTTCTCCCTCACCTTCCCGTCCACGGTCTGGGGACTGGAGTCCTTCGGCCCGTGGTCGCTGGTCGCCGTGCGGAGCGTCCTCGCCGCCGTCGTCGCGGGGGGCTTTCTGCTCGCTCTGCGGGTGCCGCTTCCCGAGCGGCGGCACTGGGGCTCCCTGCTCGTGGTCGCCGGCGGTGTGGTCGTCGGCTTCCCCCTCCTCACGACCCTCGCGCTGCGGACGTCGACCACGTCGCACGCCGCGGTGGTCGTCGGCCTGCTGCCGCTGACGACCGCCGCCTTCGCGGCCGTCCGCACGGGCCGGCGGCCGTCCCGGACCTTCTGGGCCGCGGCGCTCGCCGGCGCGGCGGTCGTGCTGGGGTTCACCCTGGGCCAGAGCGGTGGTGCCCTGTCGACCGGCGATCTGTATCTCTTCGGCGCGTTGCTGGTCTGCGCCGCGGGCTACACCGAGGGAGGCCGGCTGGCCCGGCCGATGCCGGGCTGGCAGGTGATCGGCTGGGCTCTGGTCATGTGCCTGCCGCTCGCCATGGCCGGCGCGGTGTTCGCCCTGATGGCCGAACCGGTCCGGCCGAGCGTGCAGGGGTTCGCCGGACTCCTCTGGGTGGCCGTGGGATCGACCTTCTTCGGGCTCTGGGTCTGGTACCGCGGCATGGCGGCGATCGGCATCGCCAGGGCCAGTCAGCTGCAACTCGCCCAGCCGCTGCTCACTCTCGTCTGGTCGGTGCTGCTGCTCGCCGAGCCCCTCTCGCCGGCCGCTCCCGTCGCCGCCGTCGCCGTTCTCGTCTGCATCGCCGTCACCCAGCGGTCGAGCACCTGAGGGTGACACAAGCCACACATCGGGACGTAGACTCTGAGTACCGTCAAACCCCCGTCAAGGAGGTCAGGCACGATGGAAGCGAGTGTCGGAGACAAGCTGCTCGTGCACGGCCGCGTCGTCGGTCAGCACGACCGGACGGCCGAAGTCGTCGAGGTGCTGGGGGACAAGGGCACGCCGCCCTACCGCGTCCGTTTCGAGGACGACGGTCACGAGTGCCTGATGTCGCCCGGCCCGGACTGCGTCGTACGTCACCGCCAGCAGTCCTGAGCCGGAGGTTCAGCGCGGCGGCCGGACCCGGGTCGGATAGTGGTCGGTCACCACCCTGGCCATGGCGCCGATCCGGTCCGTGACGACTTCCTTCGACGCGAAGAAGCAGTGGCCGCGCACCTCCGGGTACCGACGGGCGAGGGTGAGGTGACGGGAGAGCTCCGCCGGGTCCTGCCAGGCGGCGGGCTGTGCGGGATCGCCGGCCTTGTAGAGCGCCTCACCGACGAACAGATCCACGCCGGTGCCCCGGGCCACGTCCGCCCACCAGGGCACCAGCTTCGCGTAGTCGGCGGCGCTGAACCCGATGTTCCAGTACAGCTGCGGGATCACGTAGTCGATCCAGCCCTGGCGGACCCACTTGCGGGTGTCGGCGTACAGGTCGTCGTAGGTCTCCACACCCGCCCGCGTGGCGGAGCCGAGCGGATCGGTGGAGGAGTTGCGCCAGACCCCGAACGGGCTGATGCCGAAGCGGATCCCGGGGTCGACGCGCCTGATGCGCGCGGCCGTCTCCCGCACCAGCAGGTCGATGTTGTTGCGCCGCCACGCGGCCTTGTCCCGGAACCCGCCGCCGTACTGCCGGTACGCGGCGTCGTCGTCGAAGACCTCCCCGGCCACCGGATAGGGGTAGAAGTAGTCGTCCCAGTGCACGGCGTCGATCGGATAGCGCTCGACCGCGTGCAGCATCGCGTCCTGCACGAAGGCCCTGACCTCGGGCAGACCGGGGTTGTAGTAGAGCTTTCCACCGTACGGAAGCACCCATCCGGGGTTCCGCCGCGCCGGATGGTTCGCCGCGAGACGCCCGAGGTCGGTGTGGCCGGCGACCCGGTACGGGTTGAACCAGGCGTGCAGCTCAAGTCCCCGCGCATGCGCCTCGGCGACGGCGGTGCCCAGCGGGTCCCAGCCGGGATTCCGCCCCTGCACTCCGGTCAGGTACGCGGACCACGGCTCGTACGGGGAGGGCCACAGGGCGTCGGCGGTCGGCCGCACCTGGAGGATCACGGTGTTCAGCCGGCGGGCCACCGCGCGGTCGAGCTGGGCCAGCAGCTCGGAGCGCTGCTGGGCCGCGGTCAGTCCCGGCCTGGAGGGCCAGTCACGGTTGGCGACGGTGGCCACCCACATCCCCCGGAACTCCGGGGGGCAGCCCCGCCGGCGTCCGCCCGCCGGCGCCGCGACCGCCTCCCCCGCCATGCCCAGCGCGGCGAGCGCGCCGGCCGCCGTGACGAATCCCCGCCGGGTGATCTGCCTCATATGCCGGGTCATGTACCGAGCCTCCGCACCGCCGTGCACCGCGCCTTCGCGGGCGTCCGCGCACAGCATGCCCGCCCCGGGCACCCGTGCACACGCACCGGCGGAGTAACGTCGTGGCGTCGAGGCGGGTGCCGGAACCATACGGGGCCCGCCGCACCGAGATCAGCGAAAGGCACGATGTGACCGACACTGTGGCCGGCGTATCCCGCGTCGGAGTGGTGGGCTGTGGCCAGATGGGCGCCGGCATCGCCGAGGTCTGCGCCCGCAGCGGACTCGAGGTCAAGGTCGCCGAGACCACCGGCGAGGCCCTGGAGATCGGCCGTACGCGGCTGTGCACCTCGCTCGCGAAGGCCGCCGAACGCGGCAAGATCAGCGAGGAGGAGCACCGCGAGACGCTGGAGCGGCTGACCTTCACCACCGACCTCGGGGAGTTCGCCGACCGCGACCTCGTCATCGAGGCGGTCGTGGAGAACGAGCAGGTCAAGACCGAGATCTTCCAGGTGCTCGACCAGGTGGTGACCAGCCGGGACGCCATCCTCGCCTCCAACACCTCGTCCATCCCGCTGGTGAAGCTGGCGGTCGCGACCTCCCGCCCCGACCAGGTCATCGGCATCCACTTCTTCAACCCGGCACCGGTGCAGAAGCTCGTCGAGCTGATCCCCGCGCTGACCACGTCGGAAGAGACGATCAAGCGCTCCGAGGCCGTGGTCGAGCAGGTGCTCGCCAAGCACGCCATCCGCGCCCAGGACCGCTCGGGCTTCGTGGTGAACGCCCTCCTGATCCCCTACCTGCTCTCGGCGATCCGGATGTTCGAGTCGGGGATCGCCAGCCGTGAGGACATCGACAACGGCATGGAGCTGGGCTGCGCCCACCCGATGGGTCCGCTCAAGCTCTCGGACCTGATCGGCCTGGACACGGTCGCCTCGGTGGCCGACTCGATGTACGCCGAGTTCAAGGAGCCGCTGTACGCCGCCCCGCCGCTGCTGCAGCGGATGGTGGACGCGGGACGGCTGGGCCGGAAGACGGGCTCCGGCTTCTACACCTACTCCTGAGCCGCGTCGCACCTGCGTCGCGGCGCACCACTGCGTCGCGTCGTACCTCTGAGGCGTTCCGCGCGGCCTGCGGCGCGTGATTCGCACAGGCGTTTCACACGGGGTGTGAGGAGCGTGTCCGCATATGCCGTGCGCACACGCTCCCCTGCTCCCATCAGGGAGTGTTGACTCGGGATCGCTCGGCCGAGGGACCACCGGACGACCATCCCGAACAGGAGCACACAGGTGACCACCGACCCCGATCACTTAGCCGCCGTCGAGGAGTTCGCCGAACTGCGCCGCTCCCTCGACGTCGGCCTCGCCCGCATCGACGGGCACCTCGCCCTGCTGGCCCAGCGGCACGACCGCATCGACCGGGACGTGGACGATCTGGCCGCGCGTGTGGTGACGCTCGAGCACAGCCGATGGCCTCTGCCCGCGGTCGCCGCACTCACCGCGCTGGGCGCACTGGCGGTGGCGGTCTGGCAGGCGGTCGGCGGCTAGGCCGTGCGGCGAAAGTCCCTCCCGCCCTGCGGGCGGACGGAGCTGCTTCCGCCACACGCGCCAACGCCGACGAATCCCGCGACCGGCCACGGGCACGCACCGGCGCGGGCTCGTCCCGGGCACACCCGGGACGTCACGGGCTCACCCGAGGCGCAGATGGTGCAGCATCAGCAGCCCGGCCGCCATGCCGGCGGCCGGGACCTCGCCGCGGGCGATCATGTCGGGAACCAGCTTCAGCGGTATCCACTCACGGCGCGAGGACTCGAAGTCGTCCTCGGGCGGGCCGATGTAGGTGGCCCCCTCCGACCAGTAGAGATGGTGCCGGGCGTCGGTGAGCCCGTTGGACGGTTCCACGGTCAGCAGATGCCGGAGCCGGCCGGGGCGCCAGCCGGTCTCCTCCTCCATCTCCCGGGCCGCCGCGAAGGCGATGTCCTCGCCGTCCTCCACGACGCCCGCGGCGAGTTCCCACCCCCAGCTGTCGGTGATGAACCGGTGCCGCCACAGCATCAGCACCTCGTTGGCCTCGTTGACGGCGGTCGCGACGGCGACCGGGCGGAGCCGGATCAGGAAGTGGTCGAGATGCCGGCCGTCCGGCAGCTCGACATCAGCGAGATTGACCCTGAACCAGCGGTTCTCATAGACGGTTTGCTCGCTCAGCTTCGTCCACTGCACGGTTCTGCCACCTTCCGACAAGTAGATGGCAATATCGCAGCAGGAGCACGGGCCGAGGGGAACGCTCACAGGAGGCGCAGCAGGCTCACAGAGGTACGCGCAGGGCCCCTTCGATGACGTCGGCCGCCTCGGCGGCCGTCGCGGACCCGTTCGCCGCGAGGTTCGCCCGCACGGCCCGGAGCCGGTCCCTGAGCCGATGAGACTCCATCCCCCTGGCCCGTTCGGTCATTTCGACGGCCGTCCGCGCGGCCCGCTCGGCCTCGCCCTGACGCAGCTCGATCTGGCTGAGCATGGCCAGCCGGTGGACCCGGCCACGGTCGTGGGACGGCACGGCGGCCGCCGCGTCCGCGTGCTCCCTGGCCGCCCCCAGCTCCCCCAGACACAGCAGCGCCTCGGCGACCTGGACGTTCACCAGTCCCGGCTGCACATAGCCGGTCTCGTCCGGCTCGTGCCCCGGGTGGATCCGCTCGGCCTCCTCCTCGGCACGACGGATCCTGCCCAGCGCCGCGCCCCCGTCGCCGAGATGCGCGTACGCCTTCGCCTGCATCGCATAGAGGTCCGTGGCCAGCGCCGGGGTGATCTGCCGCCCGGCCGTCCGCAGCGCGGCCTCGGCGAACGCGACGGCCTGCCGGTACTCCCCCATGAACAGGGACTGGTTGACGAGCAGCGCGATCACGTACGCCCCGAGCCCCCGGTCGCCACTCGCCTTCGCCAGCCGCAGCGCCTGGTGGAAGTAGCGCTGTGCCAGCCCGTGGGCGTCCGAGTCGTAGGCGCAGATCCCTGCGACGGCCACCAGACC
It contains:
- a CDS encoding DUF1918 domain-containing protein; the encoded protein is MEASVGDKLLVHGRVVGQHDRTAEVVEVLGDKGTPPYRVRFEDDGHECLMSPGPDCVVRHRQQS
- a CDS encoding glycoside hydrolase family 10 protein; this encodes MTRHMRQITRRGFVTAAGALAALGMAGEAVAAPAGGRRRGCPPEFRGMWVATVANRDWPSRPGLTAAQQRSELLAQLDRAVARRLNTVILQVRPTADALWPSPYEPWSAYLTGVQGRNPGWDPLGTAVAEAHARGLELHAWFNPYRVAGHTDLGRLAANHPARRNPGWVLPYGGKLYYNPGLPEVRAFVQDAMLHAVERYPIDAVHWDDYFYPYPVAGEVFDDDAAYRQYGGGFRDKAAWRRNNIDLLVRETAARIRRVDPGIRFGISPFGVWRNSSTDPLGSATRAGVETYDDLYADTRKWVRQGWIDYVIPQLYWNIGFSAADYAKLVPWWADVARGTGVDLFVGEALYKAGDPAQPAAWQDPAELSRHLTLARRYPEVRGHCFFASKEVVTDRIGAMARVVTDHYPTRVRPPR
- a CDS encoding 3-hydroxybutyryl-CoA dehydrogenase — its product is MAGVSRVGVVGCGQMGAGIAEVCARSGLEVKVAETTGEALEIGRTRLCTSLAKAAERGKISEEEHRETLERLTFTTDLGEFADRDLVIEAVVENEQVKTEIFQVLDQVVTSRDAILASNTSSIPLVKLAVATSRPDQVIGIHFFNPAPVQKLVELIPALTTSEETIKRSEAVVEQVLAKHAIRAQDRSGFVVNALLIPYLLSAIRMFESGIASREDIDNGMELGCAHPMGPLKLSDLIGLDTVASVADSMYAEFKEPLYAAPPLLQRMVDAGRLGRKTGSGFYTYS
- a CDS encoding NUDIX hydrolase, encoding MQWTKLSEQTVYENRWFRVNLADVELPDGRHLDHFLIRLRPVAVATAVNEANEVLMLWRHRFITDSWGWELAAGVVEDGEDIAFAAAREMEEETGWRPGRLRHLLTVEPSNGLTDARHHLYWSEGATYIGPPEDDFESSRREWIPLKLVPDMIARGEVPAAGMAAGLLMLHHLRLG
- a CDS encoding transcriptional regulator, which codes for MQPNTLLDALLDEAGVSHAGLAAHVNQAGRARGLSLRYEHTAVARWLKGQRPRGQVPDLICEVLARRLRRVVTLDDIGLGVPGETAVRHGSPLSGFVERATALWRSDEQQRPHVIGAPAVTGTPAVMPVWEWENPPEDADVSRDGRTRVSMADVKMLRAARAHYELMYRKAGGIATRSRIVGFLNSEAAPLLRGAYSDALGRQLHRATGGLVAVAGICAYDSDAHGLAQRYFHQALRLAKASGDRGLGAYVIALLVNQSLFMGEYRQAVAFAEAALRTAGRQITPALATDLYAMQAKAYAHLGDGGAALGRIRRAEEEAERIHPGHEPDETGYVQPGLVNVQVAEALLCLGELGAAREHADAAAAVPSHDRGRVHRLAMLSQIELRQGEAERAARTAVEMTERARGMESHRLRDRLRAVRANLAANGSATAAEAADVIEGALRVPL